A region of the Dermacentor albipictus isolate Rhodes 1998 colony chromosome 4, USDA_Dalb.pri_finalv2, whole genome shotgun sequence genome:
TGCGGGTTCCGTGGGACAATCGCAGCCTATGCTGGTACAAAGGAAGGCAATGAGTGAAGTTAGTTCCTTCAAATCAAATTTGAGACTGCTCGCGTCGCAGGGCCAAGGCACAGCATCGCGCGGCAGTAATTCGCACGCTATACGATTAAAGCGCGAAAAACTATACACAGGACATAGCGCGCTGAAGGTGCCTGAAAGAGAAGATTTGGGACGCATTAGTAGTTGTTCCATGGGAAGTCGTGCTCCGGATCTACAAATCTAAAAATTGAATACGTGTTTAAGTATTCTTCTATAACTCGTCTGGTAATTAGTGCACAAATATGATCATGGCATCGGAAGAGGACTGATGACTGAACACCGTAGCTTTCATACTGTATATTGTCCAGTTTCTTTACCAGGTGAACGTTAGTCAGGACACCCTGCATATTGAAGCAACAGCCTTTATATTAATTAACAGATCAACTGTTTCCGGTTTATACTCCGTAACCTTCATATTCTGCAACATGTTACTCCGTAACAGTTGGCAAAACCAAGGTACCTATTTTTATTATGGAATAACAAGGTTTTCAAGTTGAAGCCTGAAGATTGCAATGCCGCATTAAGCAGTtgaatttttattttcacagggCTGGTCGAACACGGTCCCTTCTCTGCCATTTATGTAATGCGTCGGGGACAATTGATCGTTTGTTTTTGTTCTGTCATAGATTCTCGCTACAAATAAAAATACTTCTCGAGGCTCCGTTTTGCCAAGTCTTGGAGCTGGACTTCCGCTACGTGGATGTGTTTCTTGCAATGTGCAATTTAATTTTCAACACAaggttattgttgttgttgttgatgatgatgatgatgatgatgatggtgatgatggtgatgatggtgatgatgatggggatgatgatgatgatctgagtggtggtggcacatacccacagtgggggattgcctatgaatcgggtggttaaattaAGCGGATAAAAACAAGGGGATTAACAATTTCACTCAAGTTACAAAAAGGAGATTGCTGCGATAATTTGATATAATCCTTCTGCTTACTTGAAAATTCTCATGCAAATTCTCAGTTTTATTTCTTTCCTCAACAAGGCAATTCCCACGTgatttctcctttttctttttttacatctttTTGTGCATATTATCGATTCATTTCTACCTTCTTTTATTTAAAATGTACCGCTACCTTCTTGGCTAATCCCCCACCATGGGTATGAGCCAAAGATGAGCCAAACATTGCTTGTTATGAGCcataaatcatcatcatgatcatcatcgcCATCCAGAACGATCTGCGCCCTCGCGTTCTTGTTGCGAGCTGAGAAGGCTTACAGCAAGCACTGTATCGAGAAGGATGCCTTCGAGTACCGTGCTCCAGGGAAGGAGAATCGGGGACGATGAAAAACCCATCGAAGACAGTCCCGAACTCTGTGAGTAGCTTCAGCATCGCGCTTGTCGATCTCCCGTGGCCCTGGAAAATCTGTCGTTGACACTCTCGCGTGTAAATAAACCATAATAATGCTGGACGTCGCGATAGAGAGGATAGTTCGAAAGCCGTGGCTTTTTAGCATTGTCTAGTACATATTAAAACGGAATCGCAATGCTCCGTGAGAGCCTACGCTAGACGTTCTGTGGCGACGGAACGCAGTAGTAGGGTAGGGACGCGGTTGCGCGTTCCAGTGCTTGGATGCACCACAGGAAAGAAAAGTAGCGCTTAGGCCGCTGGACTCGTTTAAAATTTCCTGAGTCAAGTCTGGAAGTGGTGGGAGTTGCCCACGCGAAGTAGAGCCACTAGGTTCAGTTAAGTGCTTATTAGGAAAATCTGAGAGCGGAGCACATTTACTCGACAAGACAGGCCCTGAATGAGGATCTACCCGAGTTTTACCCCCTTCAAGAGGAAGCGGTACTGTTACGTTGCACCCCGAAGAAGCACACACCGCGTTCGTTCGAAGCTCGTGCAACCACTGCCGGTGATCTGGCACGTGCTCTATTATTCGGGGAATTAACAACACTAGCTTTTCAGTGGCGCTAGTTTTCAGAGGCGTATATTGCAACACCTCTTCTCCCCAGATACTGTAACACCTCTACCCCCGAAACTTGCCGCTGGCGAAACGACGGTGGGCGACAACACTCCGAGTCGACGCACGGGCGTACTTTCAAGGCGGCACAATCAAAAGAGACGCTTCGTCGAAAGACGACTTCAGACTGAAACTGAAGTACGTTCGGACAACTTTACGAAGTCCCTTGGTTTGGCGCACACGAAAATCACAAGGCTCTCGGCGGATCTCAGTGACTGGTCGTCGCAAACGACGCCATACTGAATTTGCCATGGGTTCCTCTAGGCTATGACGTCATGACAACAGGCGAACGCAACATAATTGGCTGGCGCATTTATACAAGTTGGATGGCGGTAGATTTGCTTTGTAATTCTTAGGTTGCACCGACTATAGGTGCCGACTGCCGGAGAGGTGGTGAACAGCGGAAATACGAAAAAGCTGCCTTGCAAGTGCATAATACGTTAGTGGCATACGTGTAGATGATATAGGACAGCTTGCATTTGTGGTTCATTCTCATCGCTAAAATGTTGAGGCTGCTTCCTCCCACCGTAAATACACTTGACGCTTCTTTACGAGCGCGAGAATTCTTGAAAATTTAAATGACCACtgactgcaattttttttctttttggcttttCCACCTTGATGAGTTCATGTACGTTTAATAATCGCGGAATGAAACCATGAAGGCACTGATGGGACGAATAATTAGTAACAACATTGTTAATTATGATGCAGTGTCGCGTCACTTCCAAACGAGCGCCGAAAACTGCAGCTAGCcaagttgagcaccgcggaagtTGCAACTGGCCAAACGCGTGATCACATGGTCTCACAACCCCGTGACGCTTATTGAATTGTCTGTTTCGGAATTCTGCTAGTCGCGAACTGGTTACGCTACATAATTGCATTTTGAATCGGAGTCGTGGTCATTGTTAAGTGAGGCTGAGGACCTTGTTCAAGTCAAAATCACTGCCATAGGGATCAGCGGTGTATCCAGGGTTTTAATATTGTTATCTTGGGAggcaaggggggagggggggtgctcgGTCTCTTTTTCATTGCTGTTCATTCTCTGTTCTTTGTAGATTATGTTCATAATCTGTTCATTGCACTTTCGCAACTTTACAGAAAATAGATAGTTCATTCCATTAAGGGAGTAACTTGTACTCCCATCATGAGTGCAGCTTTCATGTAGTACTAAAAAGTCAAATGGTGGGATAAAGTTTTAACAGATCATATATGTACAAAAACCACGCCACTTACGCACCGAACACATCAAGTAGAACATACAGATGTATTCAAGAAGTTAGGTTTGAGGCAAGAAGTTCTAATAACAAAAATATTTATGACGTTAAGAGGACTATTATATAATATTACTCCTTTTATTATTCGAAGCTCCCCTTGGCAGTTGCGTTGAACACGAACTCCATCACTAACTTATGTAGACGACGTGAAGGTCTAGTagaaactttcttttctttttctttcattaatGAACTATCGCCAATTCACTTATTTCCCACCTTTACTAGAGGCTTACACGAAACGTACGTCCTGTAGTTCCACTGCGACTACACTTGGCCCGAATTCGGTCTCTTCTAATGTTGCTTTGTGTGGGTCCTCTCTGCGAATACTTACGCAGACATCTTCGCTATGCGGTCCCTGTTCGTGGTGGGGTGGATCGCCGTTGCGGCCATCCTCGCGTACAAGATGGAGAAGGAGTACAGCGCCCCCGTGTCGATACCGCACTGTGGGTCGCTGCAGGGCGTCGACGAGGTCTTCGAAGATCGGAGGCTGCACGTGTACTACGGCGTTCCCTTCATGCGGCCCGCGCTGCTCCACAACCGATTCCGGAGGCTCCCAGTCCTGACACGGCCCTGGACATTCCTGCTGaacgccaagaaccagcgcagCTCTTGCCCGCAGCCGTCCCTGATAGTAGGCAAGATGAccgtggacaacacgaacaccacCGAGGACTGCCTTTACCTCAACATATATCTGCCAGCGCGAAAGCTGTCAGAGAGGAGCATTGCCAGGTATCCCATCATCGTGTTCATCTACGGAGGCGGCTACTACTCCGGCGGCAACTCGTTTTCTTTCTACAGCGGCAAGTACCTGGCCGCACACGGGAACGCCATGGTCGTGGTGCCCAACTACCGTCTGGGAGTGTTTGGCTTCCTGCGGTCGTCCATCATCGGCTTGAAGGGAAACCAAGGCCTGCATGACGTGCACCAGGCATTGCTGTGGGTTAAAAAAAATGCTGCGGCCTTCGGCGGCGACGTCCACAGCGTCACGGTCATGGGCCACCAGGTCGGAGCAGCCATGATCGGTCTGCTCAACTCCTTTAGCGGAGCCTCGGAGCTCTTCGATCGCGTCGTCATGATGAGCGGGTCGCCTTACATGCGCCACTGGAAGGAAGACGGCAAAACCAGGTCACGCGAGCAAGAGCAGCTGATGGAAAAGCTCGGATGTCGGGGGGATCCGAAAACGATATCCGATTGTCTGCGCAACGAGGCGGCCGAATCTGTGCTTGACTTCACCGCCAAGCTGAGAAACTGGAAGGTAATGTTCATGCCAAACGAATACGAGGACATCCGCGACGACGCCAGCGTCGACCTGAAAAGCACCGCCGTTTCCAAGGACCTCATCATAGGCACGACGGCTAACGAGGGCTCATACTATGCCAGCCTGTTTCTCGATATGTTCTCCAAGGGCGACTCGTCGAAACTCACCCGAGTCGAGGCTATCAAGTATCTCCAGAACGTCACCGCGGGTCTGGGTTTCCATGGATACATTGACTTGGTCAACTACTACGACCAGAAGTACAAGGACCACAGCGGGTATGTCTTCTTCGCAAACGCCATCGGCGACATAGTGGTCAACTGCCCCATGAAGCAGTTCGCCCTTGACATGACCAGCGTGAACACGAAGGTGTTCATGTACGTCTTCAAGCACAAGCCCTCGTACTCGACTAGCCGTCTCGAAGGAGCGGCTCATCTCGACGACATCTTTATTTCACTGGGTCATGCTCTCGACGCGCCGGTTCTGAACGCGACAGAGGCTGAGAAAGAGCTTAGCAGGGAAATGCTACGGATATGGGCCCGCTTCGCTGCGACTGGGTGAGTCCCACGCGTACGTGGAATCCGCACACGCCGTCTTTTTAAGTATATTCGATTTGTCGTTCCGGGCTGCTCTGGACTCCGCGAGGCTTTGCATTCAGCCAACAAATGTTCGGGTATACGCAGCGTCTCGGGCCGTCCTGCGCATTCCGGAACATAAGTCAATATGCTCGTGAGTATACTGACTTATATTCGCTCCATACTAACTTCACAGGCGTGAGATAAAGAAAGCTTGAATGAGTGGGCTTAAGTATGAACAGGGTACCGGTTAACGTGAGTACGTACGAACGTCAGTGACGATGATTTTGAGTAGACGTGAGCATGAATGTGAGTGACCGTTGGCGGATGTGAGTACGTATGTGAATGAGTGCCAGTGAATGGTAGTGGCTTAAGACCAAACTACGCGTACTCTTGGCGGCGCGCGAAATCTCGCGTACGAGGGCTTAAGCGTGCGCAGATGGTGTAGGACAGATCGTATACGCGTTGAAGTGCGGCGCGAGCACGGATATCTTTTCGagagaaaaaaatttggaggaaactgaagcttcgtcttcaagagcggaacgcgatggCATCCAGAGATCTCTGACTTCTTGCCATGCTTCCCGG
Encoded here:
- the LOC135899584 gene encoding acetylcholinesterase-like, whose product is MPSSTVLQGRRIGDDEKPIEDSPELYIFAMRSLFVVGWIAVAAILAYKMEKEYSAPVSIPHCGSLQGVDEVFEDRRLHVYYGVPFMRPALLHNRFRRLPVLTRPWTFLLNAKNQRSSCPQPSLIVGKMTVDNTNTTEDCLYLNIYLPARKLSERSIARYPIIVFIYGGGYYSGGNSFSFYSGKYLAAHGNAMVVVPNYRLGVFGFLRSSIIGLKGNQGLHDVHQALLWVKKNAAAFGGDVHSVTVMGHQVGAAMIGLLNSFSGASELFDRVVMMSGSPYMRHWKEDGKTRSREQEQLMEKLGCRGDPKTISDCLRNEAAESVLDFTAKLRNWKVMFMPNEYEDIRDDASVDLKSTAVSKDLIIGTTANEGSYYASLFLDMFSKGDSSKLTRVEAIKYLQNVTAGLGFHGYIDLVNYYDQKYKDHSGYVFFANAIGDIVVNCPMKQFALDMTSVNTKVFMYVFKHKPSYSTSRLEGAAHLDDIFISLGHALDAPVLNATEAEKELSREMLRIWARFAATGDPVSLRNVTWPQFTKGEGVYLNIGPEPTLASRYLEDDCDKVARALFN